The Vespula pensylvanica isolate Volc-1 chromosome 17, ASM1446617v1, whole genome shotgun sequence genomic interval AAACGGTGAGACGTTCGTTCATATCGTTCTTTCCTAacctttctattctctctctgtctctctctctctctcgtccgcGTTTCTTTCGCCGTGGCGTTCGAGTCGACTCCATCAATTACGGAGGgaatttcattgtatttttttttcaaagaactcGAACAGCGCCTCCGTGCGGCGAGTCGACGGACCACGGCCGTCGTTGGTTTTTCCCCTTGCCGGTAGATAGCGTTATTCCAAAGGCGCGTTTATTCGAACGTCGGTAACAGGTGGTTTcgaaaatcgtttcgaaatcGATAGGAGGAATACAAAGTTGATAGAAATGCGATGTTTACAGGCTTTTGGAGGAGATACGAAGATACAGTACGTTGATCATTATCGGAGAGACCGGTAGCGGTAAGACGACGCAGATTCCACAACTGTTGCTCTCCTCCGGAATAGCCGGTGTTAGCGGTCGCGTGGGTGTAACGCAACCGCGAAGGGTCGCCGCAGTGAGCATAGCTCGCAGAGTAGCGCAGGAGCAGGGGGTGGAAACCGGTAAGCTGGTGGGTTACTGCGTACGATTCGAGGATGTGACGTCGCCTCAAACCAGGATCAAGTACCTCACCGACGGTATGATGGTACGGGAAGCGATGACCGACGAGATACTCTCGGATTACTCGGTGGTGATATTGGACGAGGCTCACGAGAGATCCGTTCAGACGGACGTCCTTCTCGGCGTCACCAAACGAGCACAGAATTTGAGGAAGCTGAAGAACTTGCCGCCACTGAAATTGCTGGTCATGTCGGCGACGATGGACGCCGACAAGTTCGCCAAGTATTTCCACGCGCCCGTCCTATATCTCGAGGGTCGACAGCATCCAGTGAAGATCTATCATGCCGTGAAGAGTCAAGAGGATTATGCTTTTTCAAGCATGGTCACGGCATTTCAAATCCACCGGGAGACACCGGCCAAGTAAgactttctctatttctttcgacGACGAGTCGAAACTGTACGTACCTGCCTGCTCGTGTGCGACGCAGCGTGTAACGTATACATGATCACAAAAAGTTTTGTCACTTCCAGCGAGGACATCCTCGTGTTCTTGACCGGACAGGAGGAGATAGAAAGTGCCGTGGTTAATGCGAAACAGGTTGCCAAACAGTTGGACGGCAAAGGATATCCACCGTTGAAGGTCTTTCCTCTCTACTCGGCCCTACCCACTCATCAGCAATTGGAAGCCTTCAAGCCGGCTCCCGCGGGAATGCGAAAGCTTATTTTCTCGACGAACGTTGCCGAGACGTCCGTTACGATAGGTGGTGAGTCCTCCGATATTATTGGATAGCGGATTGGATCGAACGTAGATGGATGGGTGGACGGATAGGTggtagatggatggatggatggatagacgTATGGATAGACGATGAGTGGCATAAACGGCTTTGTCGAGGACGGCCTTTCCTACAGGTATTCGACACGTGATCGATACCGGCATGGTCAAAGCAAGAACGCATCATCCAACGACCGGTCTGGACGTCCTGAAGGTGGAGCAGATCTCAAAGGCGCAAGCTTGGCAAAGGACAGGAAGAGCCGCTCGCGAGGCACCGGGAAAATGTTATAGGACTTACACAAAGGACGAGTTCGAGAGGATGAAGGAGATGCCGGTACCGGAGATACAAAGGTGTTCCCTGGCGGGAGTCGCTCTTCAGCTTCTCGCCATTGGCGTCGATATTACTAGCTTCGATTTTATGGACAGACCACCGAAGGAAGCCGTCGACGTAGCGGTGACATGTTTGGAAAAGCTCGCTGCCGTTAAAGGTATCTCGATTCGagttataaaatcgatagacCCTCCTATTCGAGGCGCCTCGACATCGACTCTGCCCTTTCAGGTTCTCCGCCGCAGTTGACTACTCTGGGAAGAACGATGTCCTTGTTCCCCTTGGATCCTCGATTTACCAAAGTGATTTTAGCCTCGGTAGAACATCGATGTCTCGAGGAAGCTCTCACGGTGGTCGCCCTTTTGTCCGGAGAATCGATATTTACCGATCCACCGGCCAAGAGGCAGCAAGCGTACGCCGCCAAGTCTCggtaattttcgattaaactTTCCTCGGTTCGAGTAGCCTACTACGTCGATCGTCGTAATCTTTCAGATTCGCTTCTCCCGAGGGGGACCACGTAACCTTACTCAACGTTTTTCGCGGTTATACGAGCACCAGCAGCCAGAAAAAGGTTTGGTGCCACGAGAATTTTCTACACCATCGGAATTTGGAATATGCCTCGGAGGTACGACAACAGCTCGCCACTTTGGCGGAACGTGCGAATTTGGAGAAAGCCAGCTGCGGAACGAATACCGAGCAGCTTAGGAAGGCCCTTCTGGAAGGGCTCTACGAGAACCTCGCGGAACTACAAAGGGATCATAGCTACGTCACGGTACTTTGCTAATACTTTTCTTCCGTTCGACGCAAATAGATGGAGAaggaatcgttcgatcgaggtCCGTAACGACCTAGAGATCGCGAACGACGACTAATCGAATGTTCTGTTCATGCGCGTAGGTGAGCTCGAAACAGCCGGTGGCCATACATCCATCCTCGACGTTACACGGTACGAAACCATCTCTGATATTGTTCACGGAAATCGTTGCCACCGGCAAGTGTTACCTCCGTGATTTGTCCGTCATCGAGAATTCCTGGCTGTCGGAGAAAGGAGCCGTTTCGGTTAAACACGAATGATCGATACAGCCAACAATGAAAATTACCGTTCCACGTATCGAATAAAAGTTACGTCCGAGTTAACTTTTTACTATTTCTCACATTCTTTTTGTCACACTCGTCTTTAATCTAAGCTCCGTCGTAAGGTCCTTTTGGTCGCTCTGTCTCTCCGATGAACTCGTTTACTCGTGATTTTTCAAAGAGCGAACGACCTGTCCCGTGTCTCGCCATCGGAATTGCAAATCGTGCTTTCAAGCCGATCGAgctgaaaaggaaaaaagaaggaacgttGTGTTGGGGGATCGGACCTTCGAGGGCTTTACAGAAAAATCTTTGCAAAGAGGATCTGCTGTTTCGACGTTGATATAATTTACGGATTATCGTAGATAAGGGGAgggagggggggggagagagagagactaataGTTCGTTTAACtaataaaacgtttaatcAACGGAGAGCCGAACGATTCGTTTGACACGAGCGACCGGTCGAAGCTTTGGAATTGtcctcctgctcctcctccacctccttcttcttacttctctttccgtttctcgTCATGTTCCTCCTCGGTCCTCCCCGTCATTGTTTGCGGCCGAGTTTACGTCTTCTCTGCCAACAGGTGGCCTGAAAATAGAATCGTTTCCAATTTTCTATAACTAACATCGATCGTCGAGCGAGTATCGAAAACGAGGGTCGAAAATATCCGAAAGCAATTTCGAAAAATCAAAAGTTTTCGTAATTGCTACGATATCGGACGACAGATGGTCAACGGTCGATATTTTTCGAGAGCGGCGGCAAGGTCtgttcgaaaaatatcgaatggaCGAATATTGAATTCGACGGAAAAAAGAGTAGGAGAgcgttcgttcgatttcaCAGATCGCTCGTCGCATACTCTACGTTGCATTATTACGCGTTAAACTATGAAACCACATTGGCCGGGTGACAGACGTtgctctctccttttcctttttatttagtCGGCCGCGGTACTTGATCGAATTCATTAAGGGTCTCGCTGTAAAAAGTCGTTTTTATGGTCAAGCGCATAAAATGGAACGCGCTTCGCGTTAATCTCGGGCTCTTGCCCGCGACGGCCGATGCGGAGAAATTCGAGCTGAAAATTCTCTTCCTCCGTGGTGGATACAATGACCTCGaccgttcgtttatttttatctcccttctttttctcttcgtttctttccgtctctctgctcctttctcctttttcttctttcttttttcttttctctcttcttcctttttctcctcttttactctttcagAAGGACGTCGATGAAAAAAGCGTTTCTTCGGTAGTCATTGTCCTTTCGAGGGAAGAGCCTAaaggtacgtacatacatactcgTATATAGTAAATTCCTCCTTTATTATAGGACTGatagaaaaaggtaaaaggaAAGGCTGGAGAGAACGAAGACATATTTTGCGTGCCCTTCCGACATTCTTCTTCtcgagtctctctttctacggtCTTCGTCGAATCGTCGAAGCTGAAAATCTAATATCGGATCTAATCGTCCTGGAGTTAGTCGTAAAGAGGGCTCGCGCAGGCATTCTCGCGTcctttatatcgaattatcgaGCGCCTTAGTTTCTCTGCTAAGGAAGATGGCTGTTTCTAGGACTCTTCCTCGAACCGAGGAAAATCGCATTCCTGTCTGTCGCATCGGAGAAGGATGACGTTAACCGTATCATGTCTTTCGTTCTTAGAGAGCATGCGACTCTAGGCGACAGGAGTGTATGGGCAAAGTACGACCGCGCGAGCGAACGTAACGTTTCCTCGCGTTTTTAATGAATCGGAGGATCGGAGGAGCATCGGTTTACGCGTGCGAACGATCGTTTCGCCTTAAGCGTTTTATACGAAAACCGATAGCGCCTGTAAAAAAAGCTTCGTTCTGATGCTCAAGTTGTCTTCGAAAAAACATTATTGCATATAGACGcgatttgttctttcttctccttctttcctcttttcaaaGAGAACGAAGCTCTGAAAGATTCAACGGAGTCCCGATCCTCCTCGCTCGAACCTTCGTCCTCGAAATGGGATCTTGTTCGCGAAAATCGGTCGAGAGTCACGGCTGTACTCGTCGTTGGCGTAAACCGTTACAAAATCGGGGTAGGCGATGAACGCGTTACGGCGTCCTTCTCCGATCGTTCTTCGTTCGAGCGGACGAATCGACGAGCCCCGACTATTTCCCTTTTCACGGAATCTTTTTCAGTCtcgttatttccttcttcccgatcttctttctcgtcCATTTAGTCTTTCTCCTtggacttttttttcttcgatctcctTCCTTAGCCTCTTCCACGAGACGCAACGGAATTAAATTCCGCGGTTCcctttcattaattaatggaTATCGAGCGTAGGTTAaactctcttcctttttctcgcgCGCGTCGAGCAATGccggacgacgacgagaacaaaggatttcttctctctttctcttaagcCAAAAGGATTCGATTAAACGTTTATCGCGTCCGAGCGTCTATGAATCGAACTTGCGAAGGATCGCTAACGAGCCGCACAAGCTCTTTGGGATTTTTCATTTACGCTAAAGGACGCGCGCGTGGAGAGCTCGTTCgaaacttttccttcttctcgttAAACGGAGATATACCTTCGCTTGGCACGACCCTTTTTCCATTAAGGAAAAGCGATGCTCGAAAATGGAGAAAACGCACGTTCACCTTGCTCGGTTTAGCGGTTTTCTACGtggaacgagagaaacgaaaaaaaaagaaagggaagaaagagaaggaaacaaaatttcaagaaTCTTATTAGGGCAACGCCGACGCAAGCGATCGATGGAAAGCTGAGAAGACGAGACTGACAATGAGTCTCTTAACGCGCGATAGAATTTCATTAATGTTATCGCGGAGAGGTAGACGGAGAGGTAggcgaagaggaagaagaaggcaTTATACGAGCCTCGAGATAGAGGAAAACTCGTAAGGAGATTTGTCCGGGACGATATCAAAGTCTTTCGAATACAAGAGACTgcctcgagagagagagagagagagagagagatgtcgTCCTTGAAAATCGAATGGGAAGAGACTCGCGAGAAAAGTAGCTGACGTCTTTTCTAATAGATTTCGTTGATTAATCCGATCCTCGCGACCTGGAGAACTTTATACCTATTagagaggaaacgagagaaggCACCTAGGAGCGTTGAAAAGGGACGTACCGAAATATATCAAGGGAAATGCATACGTCTCAAGCAGTGGAATATCTTCTAAACGATTCGAGatacgaaggagagagaggagagtagCTATTAAAAAACCGACCGGATCTTCCTCTCGACGTTCTTCGCTCGTTCCTTCTaattaagaatgaaatatcgaaGAGTAAGGTCCTCCGCGCGGATGTTTATACTCCAAAGATATGCGATACGTGTCGCTTCTTCGATACGCGGTCGTCGTATGAGTAGCCGGTAGGTACGCCAAGATTGAAAGGCCCGATGAAAAGCCAGGAAAATAGGAAATAGATAGGGGAAGCGGACTGCCTTTCTCGCGAAAGACGCGAAAGAACGTACGAAGGAGCTTTCATGCGCTTTCTCCCTATCGCCGTTCTTATTTCGAGCGTCGCgactttcctttctctctgcttAAGAGATTcttaataatgaatatctcTTTGAATGGAGCCGAGCGCGATGTTTTTAGAAAGCCGCGTGCGAGTACCTACGAGATCCTCCCAACGATCCTCCTCTTTCCAgctactttcttcttcttcctcttcttcgtcgtcgtcctcgagAGAACGTGTACGAGAGCGGCTTCGTAATGTCAACAAACCGCGAGGGAAAAGGGCTCCGTTTCGCGCGAATACCGACCACCTACATAATTGATCGCTTCTATTTCCCTctgtttcgttcttttctctttccgtttcgCAACCGCTTCCGCGCgaaccttttctctctctccgcgCACCCTGGGCCCTTTGGGATCCGTCcttctattcttctctctataACCGAGGCCtcgtttttcatcttcttaGAACGCTCGGACCCTTTGAAAGCTGTCCTCTATGCAGCTAGCGATGTTTGCGCAAACCCCAAAGACTACGAGCTCGTTTCACTTAACCATTCTCTAGCCGGTGCTGGAACGGTCAGTGCTCGTCTTCTTCTcgacgaagaacgaagagatgTTTCGCGACGCCGAAACTCTCTAGGAGAAGTTCGATTCGAATTCGCAAGCTAGCTCGTTGTTTCATATTCGAAATCGATCCGAGTCCGAGGGGCGAGTTTCGCGGGGACGACACCGATGACGGGGAATGCTgccgaggaggaggaagaggaaggggaaggggaagaggaagaggaagaggaagaggaagaggaagagaaagagaaagagaaagagaaagaggaagtctAAGCGGAAAGGCAGCGGTTGTAGCAACAGGTGGTTTCAAAAATTCATTCCTTGCGTTCCGACTATCGACTACTAGCGTAGACCCATCGACGCCTCTTTCCCCGTTCATCCCTCTTACATTCCTCGTCTcaccctctctcgctctctctctctctctctctctctctcgaaggTTCGATCCGTTCTCTTTGAGCACGATCGTGTGCCTCTTAATTGTGCATCTCGAAGGCGAACCAATTCCGTCGAGGTAGCTCGCTCGCGTCCCTTCCTCGTGAATTCGAGTATATCGGTCTAAACGATCGCTAACCCTCTCGTATCCCACGAGATACAATGGTAAACGTGCCGAGTCCCCGTGATACGTCATCCGCTAACAACGGGCTACGAGGATATGGATTATTCGTTATGTAAATCGGATCAGCCTCGAATACACCGTAGATCGTTGTTAAATTAGTAAGGAGACGTACCGGTTTCtctattcgatataatttccGATTAATACGATTCGTTCGAATTATCTCGGTAAGAACGTAAAAGCTCGAACGTTGAGGTCCTTTCATCGGGTACAGTGTTTTTATGAAAATCGATATAGAAACGCGTTTAATCGTTTTTCGCCTTAATACTGTTACTACCTATTGTTTTGGAACTTACAAATacacgatctctttctctcgatcgcaTCCATCCTTATGCGTCTATCCACTCGATCGTCTTTTTCAAGATATAGTCTCTGGTACATCTGAGAACCTCGCTCGAGTCTACGATCTCTATTATCAGTTGACCCACGCGGACTAATACGGTTAAAGTCCTCAAAATCTCGATAAAAATTGGATGCTTGATCGTCGTCGGAgctttcgaattttctctcaAAGATCGTCGATCTCGACCTTGGTCGACGATACCGTTCAAAGTGTCCAGTTTGCGTCCATATTTCTCTATGGATAACGACCTAGTCGTCTCCATTGCCGTTGTTCCTTCGCGATCGCTTATATACGAGGATTCACGAGCCATCCCTTTATCTCGATCGGAAACTTTTCGAGAGGGTAAAAATCCCAAACGCCCGGCTGCGTCCGTATCCATCGAGGATGATGTTTCGCTCGAGGAAGATTCACGATCCACGGTTAACTTTTTActtaacgaagagaaaacttTCGGTTTTACGAAATATCCTTGATAAACCACTTTGACGGATTCGGGAACAGCAACATCTTCGTGGTCGCTTCGACGACGCGAACGTTTATCGCTCGATCTCCAAGTAAATTGAGAAGGATAATTCGGGAGCGTCGACCAATGGTTTAAACCATTTTCCGAATTATCTTCCTGATCGATCGTCGTTCGCTGGAAAGGATATCTTTCCTCGATATTCGCTCGAGAAATTTCCTCGAAATCCTTTTTCgagctttcttcttctacgtaATTCCGACTAAACGATGATTTAGCGTTAACACCGTACTGGGAAGGATTTCCATAAGAAAAATCGTCTTCGCAGTATCTCGAATCGTTTCCGcattttcttcgaatcgaCGTTTCCTTCAAGTTCGTTAACTCGTTCTCAATGATACGCGAGATGAAATCAGTCT includes:
- the LOC122635105 gene encoding ATP-dependent RNA helicase DHX33, translating into MGVHDNADSKYNVMGTSSFSKLAPKRPNTVVFGESPAKVQKHEESSSSFSNVENTEAGNASVHQQRKSLPVYRLRKRLLEEIRRYSTLIIIGETGSGKTTQIPQLLLSSGIAGVSGRVGVTQPRRVAAVSIARRVAQEQGVETGKLVGYCVRFEDVTSPQTRIKYLTDGMMVREAMTDEILSDYSVVILDEAHERSVQTDVLLGVTKRAQNLRKLKNLPPLKLLVMSATMDADKFAKYFHAPVLYLEGRQHPVKIYHAVKSQEDYAFSSMVTAFQIHRETPANEDILVFLTGQEEIESAVVNAKQVAKQLDGKGYPPLKVFPLYSALPTHQQLEAFKPAPAGMRKLIFSTNVAETSVTIGGIRHVIDTGMVKARTHHPTTGLDVLKVEQISKAQAWQRTGRAAREAPGKCYRTYTKDEFERMKEMPVPEIQRCSLAGVALQLLAIGVDITSFDFMDRPPKEAVDVAVTCLEKLAAVKGSPPQLTTLGRTMSLFPLDPRFTKVILASVEHRCLEEALTVVALLSGESIFTDPPAKRQQAYAAKSRFASPEGDHVTLLNVFRGYTSTSSQKKVWCHENFLHHRNLEYASEVRQQLATLAERANLEKASCGTNTEQLRKALLEGLYENLAELQRDHSYVTVSSKQPVAIHPSSTLHGTKPSLILFTEIVATGKCYLRDLSVIENSWLSEKGAVSVKHE
- the LOC122635165 gene encoding uncharacterized protein LOC122635165 translates to MDQGKDDARREKRTKRKFAYAPCLKIRNVRMKSFVRELPSSSSSSSSSSSVLQRLLLILLLIAHHGRAETEETNDDPIASLHQTLKYWRWIYETYREEIKLGYCWADYLLGSNDIETDFISRIIENELTNLKETSIRRKCGNDSRYCEDDFSYGNPSQYGVNAKSSFSRNYVEEESSKKDFEEISRANIEERYPFQRTTIDQEDNSENGLNHWSTLPNYPSQFTWRSSDKRSRRRSDHEDVAVPESVKVVYQGYFVKPKVFSSLSKKLTVDRESSSSETSSSMDTDAAGRLGFLPSRKVSDRDKGMARESSYISDREGTTAMETTRSLSIEKYGRKLDTLNGIVDQGRDRRSLRENSKAPTTIKHPIFIEILRTLTVLVRVGQLIIEIVDSSEVLRCTRDYILKKTIEWIDA